The Manihot esculenta cultivar AM560-2 chromosome 1, M.esculenta_v8, whole genome shotgun sequence genome has a window encoding:
- the LOC110621428 gene encoding probable protein phosphatase 2C 51 — MIPSLLFGVLLMTVPSSNGVPVACMMEYEDGGAPAVFGYPECPERVFPPAGYLKNQTLNCQFAILQGRRDYQEDVIACNLDFKVPLLGAGKNGLEEEAVGVVAVFDGHGGKEGSEIASKLLFDYFYLHVLFQSYKVMAHHNGVLSSSDYKSFQLEILKEALSRTIRDIDFSFSQEAIKNNFLSGSTATVVLLYDRQILVANVGDSKALLLSEKIQSALGTEGDSTEHLSATALTYDHHPDREDERARIEAAGGSVITWGVPRVNGVLAMSRSIGDVYLRRYGVIAEPEYTGWRPLTANDTHLAVASDGIFESLTQQDIGNLIFQWNSHFQTSEDSEMPWSCLSSTSLAECIVNTAYEKGSHDNLSVIIVPLTPTSVL, encoded by the exons ATGATACCGTCTCTCCTCTTTGGCGTTTTACTGATGACAGTCCCATCTTCAAATGGGGTACCGGTGGCGTGTATGATGGAGTATGAGGATGGTGGCGCTCCGGCCGTGTTTGGGTATCCAGAGTGTCCAGAGCGGGTTTTCCCCCCTGCTGGATATCTTAAAAATCAAACCTTGAATTGCCAGTTTGCCATCCTTCAGGGACGCAGAGACTACCAAGAAGATGTCATAGCTTGTAACCTTGATTTCAAAGTGCCTTTACTTG GTGCAGGCAAAAATGGGCTGGAGGAGGAAGCAGTTGGAGTTGTAGCAGTATTTGATGGCCATGGTGGAAAGGAAGGTAGTGAGATTGCTTCAAAACTTctttttgattatttttaccTGCATGTTTTATTCCAATCATACAAGGTAATGGCACATCATAATGGGGTGTTATCCTCAAGTGATTATAAGTCATTTCAGCTGGAAATTCTAAAAGAAGCATTATCCAGGACAATTCGTGACATTGATTTCAGTTTTTCTCAG GAAGctattaaaaataactttttatctGGCTCCACTGCTACTGTTGTTCTATTGTATGATCGGCAAATTTTAGTTGCTAATGTGGGTGACTCAAAGGCTCTTCTTTTGTCGGAGAAAATTCAGTCTGCTCTGGGGACTGAAg GTGATTCAACGGAGCATCTATCAGCAACAGCATTAACATATGATCATCATCCAGATAGAGAAGATGAAAGAGCTCGAATTGAAGCAGCTGGCGGTTCTGTCATTACGTGGGGCGTGCCTCGAGTCAATGGAGTGCTTGCCATGTCTCGTTCCATTGGTGATGTATATCTGAGAAG GTATGGCGTTATAGCTGAGCCCGAGTATACGGGTTGGAGACCTTTAACTGCTAATGATACGCATTTGGCGGTTGCATCTGATGGCATATTTGAGAGCTTGACACAACAGGATATTGGTAATCTGATTTTTCAATGGAATTCACATTTCCAAACAAGTGAAGATTCAGAGATGCCATGGTCATGCTTGTCTTCAACCTCATTGGCAGAGTGTATTGTAAATACTGCATATGAGAAAGGCAGCCATGATAACTTGTCTGTGATAATTGTTCCCTTGACACCGACAAGTGTCCTATGA